A genomic segment from Phragmites australis chromosome 6, lpPhrAust1.1, whole genome shotgun sequence encodes:
- the LOC133922356 gene encoding peroxidase P7-like, with the protein MAVFPLVRVRALLLAAAVVLLVGAFVRGSDAQLSAGFYSASCPTVHGVVRQVMSQAVMNNTRSGAAILRLFFHDCFVNGCDASLLLDDTPTTPSEKGAGPNAGGSTFGFDIIDTIKTQVEAACPATVSCADILALAARDSANLLGGPSWAVPLGRRDATFPNSTGAATDLPGPDSDFGTLVAAFAAKGLTSRDLAALSGAHTVGRARCASFRTRVYCDANVSPAFASRQQQSCPASGGDASLAPLDSLTPDEFDNGYYRNLVVGAGLLHSDQELFNNGPVDSLVRLYSANAGAFSSDFATSMIRLGNVSPLTGSSGEIRLDCRKVNS; encoded by the exons ATGGCCGTCTTCCCTTTGGTGAGGGTGCGGGCGCTGCTCCTGGCGGCGGCCGTCGTCCTGCTCGTGGGCGCGTTCGTGCGCGGCTCGGACGCTCAGCTCTCGGCGGGGTTCTACAGCGCGAGCTGCCCCACCGTGCACGGCGTGGTGCGGCAGGTGATGTCGCAGGCTGTCATGAACAACACCCGCAGCGGCGCCGCCATCCTCCGCCTcttcttccacgactgcttcgtcaaT GGCTGCGACGCCTCGCTGCTGCTGGACGACACGCCGACGACGCCGAGCGAGAAGGGCGCCGGCCCCAACGCCGGCGGCTCCACCTTCGGCTTCGACATCATCGACACCATCAAGACGCAGGTCGAGGCCGCCTGCCCCGCCACCGTCTCCTGTGCCGACATCCTCGCCCTCGCCGCGCGCGACAGCGCCAACCTG CTCGGCGGGCCGAGCTGGGCCGTGCCGCTCGGCCGCCGCGACGCGACTTTCCCGAACAGCACCGGCGCCGCGACGGACCTCCCGGGCCCGGACTCCGACTTCGGCACGCTCGTGGCCGCTTTCGCCGCCAAGGGCCTCACTTCGCGCGACCTCGCCGCGCTGTCAGGCGCGCACACGGTGGGCAGGGCTCGGTGCGCCAGCTTCCGCACGCGCGTCTACTGCGACGCCAACGTGAGCCCCGCGTTCGCGTCGCGCCAGCAGCAGTCCTGCCCGGCCTCCGGAGGCGACGCCAGCCTCGCGCCGCTGGACTCGCTCACCCCCGACGAGTTCGACAACGGGTACTACCGGAACCTGGTCGTCGGCGCCGGGCTGCTGCACTCCGACCAGGAGCTCTTCAACAACGGGCCCGTCGACTCGCTGGTGCGGCTGTACAGCGCGAACGCCGGCGCGTTCTCGTCGGACTTCGCCACGTCCATGATCAGGCTCGGGAACGTCAGCCCGCTGACGGGCTCCAGCGGGGAGATCAGGCTCGACTGCAGGAAAGTGAATTCGTGA